A region of Alosa alosa isolate M-15738 ecotype Scorff River chromosome 17, AALO_Geno_1.1, whole genome shotgun sequence DNA encodes the following proteins:
- the LOC125310301 gene encoding uncharacterized protein LOC125310301: MRALGHEDVKLNSGKRVRHSVGGEPPNKSIKKPKKGEVNFLPNFPDGHDATSLEKARQLLVDEMKKKNPDAVFINQKMDFTLSLRRKEVVMDKPPVSQMIQRWPALFVENQVSQEFSRVVGKNLKQEFYESLDRLCPKLVEIIRSKRGLKGQLLDGLLRQTKTSDTADIRCLVLRGLPILFDDNSADFFKTCFVTDDEDVYRHIGIGILCFTEEDVAPHPLTPSSVGIVLEGTLVMDNLDIPNAMCLLFGLTYALHLNYPKCMTNTFRFIQQVLLSIEKTELKGKVLTLTNQL, from the exons ATGAGGGCCCTGGGACACGAAGATGTCAAGTTGAATTCTGGTAAACGTGTAAGACACTCTGTTGGTGGGGAGCCACCAAACAAGAGCATCAAGAAACCGAAAAAAGGGGAAGTCAATTTCCTACCCAATTTTCCAGACGGACATGATGCCACGAGCCTTGAAAAGGCCCGACAACTACTGGTGGATGAGATGAAAAAGAAGAACCCAGATGCAGTCTTCATCAATCAGAAGATGGACTTCACGTTGTCTCTTAGAAGAAAGGAGGTTGTGATGGACAAGCCTCCTGTAAGCCAGATGATACAGCGTTGGCCGGCACTCTTTGTTGAAAATCAG gtCTCCCAGGAATTCAGCAGAGTGGTAGGGAAAAACCTGAAACAGGAATTCTATGAGTCTCTGGATCGTCTTTGCCCTAAACTGGTTGAAATCATCAGGTCAAAGAGAGGTCTAAAGGGACAACTTCTGGATGGTCTGTTGCGTCAAACAAAG ACATCGGACACTGCTGACATCAGATGCCTTGTCCTGAGAGGGCTTCCAATACTCTTTGATGACAACTCAGCTGATTTCTTCAAGACTTGCTTT GTCACTGATGACGAGGACGTATACAGACACATTGGAATAGGAATCCTCTGCTTCACTGAGGAAGATGTTGCACCACATCCTCTGACTCCATCTTCTGTAGGAATCGTCTTGGAGGGGACTCTTGTGATGGACAATCTGGACATTCCAAATGCCATGTGCCTTCTGTTTGGCCTGACCTATGCACTCCACTTAAATTATCCTAAGTGCATGACCAACACATTCCGTTTCATTCAACAGGTCCTGTTGAGCATTGAGAAGACTGAGCTAAAAGGGAAAGTATTAACACTGACAAATCagctgtaa